One genomic region from Ursus arctos isolate Adak ecotype North America unplaced genomic scaffold, UrsArc2.0 scaffold_17, whole genome shotgun sequence encodes:
- the CETN1 gene encoding centrin-1, with protein sequence MASSFKRSNVASTSQKRKVGPKPELTEDQKQEVREAFDLFDADGSGTIDVKELKVAMRALGFEPRKEEMKKMIAEVDKEGTGKISFNDFLAVMTQKMAEKDTKEEILKAFRLFDDDETGKISFKNLKRVANELGENLTDEELQEMIDEADRDGDGEVNEEEFLRIMKKTNLY encoded by the coding sequence ATGGCTTCCAGCTTTAAGAGGTCAAATGTGGCCTCTACCAGCCAGAAAAGAAAGGTGGGCCCTAAGCCTGAGCTCACTGAAGATCAGAAGCAAGAGGTTCGCGAAGCATTTGACCTCTTCGATGCCGATGGAAGTGGGACCATTGATGTTAAGGAGCTGAAGGTGGCCATGAGAGCGCTGGGCTTTGAACCCAGGaaggaagagatgaagaagaTGATCGCCGAAGTGGACAAGGAAGGTACAGGGAAAATCAGCTTCAATGACTTTTTGGCCGTAATGACTCAGAAGATGGCCGAGAAAGACACCAAAGAAGAAATCCTGAAGGCTTTCAGGCTCTTTGATGACGATGAAACTGGGAAGATCTCTTTCAAAAACCTAAAGCGCGTGGCCAACGAGTTAGGGGAAAACCTCACCGACGAGGAGCTGCAGGAAATGATAGACGAAGCTGATCGGGATGGAGATGGCGAAGTGAACGAGGAAGAATTTCTTCGGATCATGAAAAAGACCAACTTGTATTAA